Proteins co-encoded in one Stenotrophomonas maltophilia genomic window:
- the pgl gene encoding 6-phosphogluconolactonase — translation MTPAFHDDRIDFIHHGDADGWIEAVAAEMAQTLNHDINEVGRARILLSGGTTPAPVYQALAELDVHWDRVEVSLADERWLSPQDRDSNAWLVREHLLKRAEGAHFDPLVRIGKPLPECVYTANLQAQHSQPPSLVALGMGNDGHTASLFPGSKDLARALESTLPYAALDATGCPGANQWPLRITLTPHGLRQCRQRLLLLRGKQKLQVLRQALDSNDAQQYPILNAINLDGARLRVHWAD, via the coding sequence ATGACCCCCGCTTTCCACGACGACCGCATCGACTTCATCCACCATGGCGATGCCGATGGCTGGATCGAGGCGGTAGCCGCCGAGATGGCGCAGACCCTCAACCACGACATCAATGAAGTGGGCCGCGCCCGCATCCTGCTGTCGGGTGGCACCACGCCGGCGCCGGTCTACCAGGCCCTGGCCGAACTGGACGTGCATTGGGACCGGGTTGAAGTGAGCCTGGCCGACGAGCGCTGGCTGTCGCCACAGGATCGCGACAGCAACGCCTGGCTGGTGCGCGAGCACCTGCTCAAGCGCGCCGAGGGTGCCCACTTCGATCCGCTGGTGCGGATCGGCAAGCCGCTGCCGGAATGCGTCTACACCGCCAATCTGCAGGCCCAGCACAGCCAGCCGCCGAGCCTGGTGGCGCTGGGCATGGGCAACGATGGCCACACCGCCTCGCTGTTCCCGGGCTCAAAGGACCTGGCCCGCGCGCTGGAAAGCACCCTGCCCTACGCCGCGCTGGATGCCACCGGCTGCCCGGGTGCCAACCAATGGCCCCTGCGCATCACGCTGACCCCGCACGGCCTGCGCCAGTGCCGCCAGCGCCTGCTGCTGCTGCGCGGCAAGCAGAAGCTGCAGGTACTGCGCCAGGCGCTGGACAGCAACGACGCCCAGCAGTACCCGATCCTCAATGCGATCAACCTGGACGGCGCGCGTCTGCGCGTCCATTGGGCTGATTGA
- the edd gene encoding phosphogluconate dehydratase, with the protein MSLHPQLHAITERVILRSAASRAAYLAAIDASLRDGPFRSRLSCGNLAHGFAACGGTDKSRLRGGVTPNLGIITAYNDMLSAHQPFETYPEQIREIARELGATAQVAGAVPAMCDGVTQGRGGMELSLFSRDVIAQATAIGLSHDMFDTTVYLGVCDKIVPGLLIGALAFGHLPAVFVPAGPMTPGIPNKQKAEVRERYAAGEATREELLEAESGSYHGAGTCTFYGTANSNQVLLEAMGVQLPGASFVNPGTPLRDALTREATERALDITALGDDFRPLGRIIDERAIINAVIALMATGGSTNHTIHWIAVARAAGIVLTWDDFDELSQLIPLLARVYPNGEADVNRFAAAGGPAFVFGELIKAGLMHGDLVSVARGGMADYAREPQLRDGQLVYLPGLEHSADEEVVRGVDNPFEHQGGLRLLRGNLGKSLIKLSAVKPQYRTIEAPAVVVDAPQVLNKLHAGGLLPQDFVAVVRYQGPRANGMPELHSLAPLLGLLQNQGRRVALVTDGRLSGASGKIPAAIHVTPEAARGGPLAKVREGDMIRLDGEAGTLEVLVDAAEWAARSLAPNTAPAAQDLGRNLFAINRRVVGPADQGAISISCGPAAADGGPWDYDAEYELGHDAAAAAAPHEAKDA; encoded by the coding sequence ATGAGCCTCCATCCGCAACTGCACGCCATCACCGAGCGCGTCATCCTCCGCAGCGCCGCCTCGCGCGCCGCCTACCTGGCCGCGATCGACGCTTCCCTGCGTGACGGCCCATTCCGCAGCCGCCTGAGCTGCGGCAACCTCGCCCACGGCTTCGCTGCCTGCGGCGGCACCGACAAGAGCCGCCTGCGCGGCGGGGTGACGCCGAACCTGGGCATCATCACCGCCTACAACGACATGCTGTCGGCGCACCAGCCGTTCGAGACCTATCCTGAGCAGATCCGCGAGATCGCGCGCGAACTCGGCGCCACCGCACAGGTCGCCGGCGCCGTGCCGGCGATGTGCGACGGCGTCACCCAGGGCCGTGGCGGCATGGAGCTGTCGCTGTTCTCGCGCGATGTGATCGCGCAGGCCACCGCCATCGGGCTCAGCCACGACATGTTCGACACCACCGTCTACCTCGGTGTGTGCGACAAGATCGTGCCCGGCCTGCTGATCGGCGCACTGGCCTTCGGCCACCTGCCTGCGGTGTTCGTGCCGGCCGGCCCGATGACCCCGGGCATCCCCAACAAGCAGAAGGCCGAAGTGCGCGAGCGCTACGCCGCCGGCGAAGCCACCCGCGAAGAACTGCTGGAAGCCGAGTCCGGCTCGTACCACGGCGCCGGCACCTGCACCTTCTACGGCACCGCCAATTCCAACCAGGTGCTGCTGGAAGCGATGGGCGTGCAGCTGCCGGGGGCCTCGTTCGTCAACCCGGGCACGCCGCTGCGCGATGCACTGACCCGCGAAGCCACCGAACGTGCGCTGGACATCACCGCACTCGGCGACGACTTCCGCCCGCTGGGCCGGATCATCGACGAGCGCGCGATCATCAACGCGGTCATCGCGCTGATGGCCACCGGTGGCTCTACCAACCACACCATCCACTGGATCGCCGTCGCGCGCGCCGCCGGCATCGTGCTGACCTGGGACGACTTCGACGAGCTGTCGCAGCTGATCCCGCTGCTGGCGCGCGTCTATCCGAACGGCGAGGCCGACGTGAACCGTTTCGCTGCGGCAGGCGGCCCGGCGTTCGTGTTCGGCGAGCTGATCAAGGCCGGGCTGATGCACGGCGATCTGGTCAGCGTGGCGCGCGGCGGCATGGCCGACTATGCGCGCGAACCGCAGCTGCGTGACGGCCAGCTGGTCTATCTGCCCGGCCTGGAACACAGTGCCGATGAAGAGGTGGTGCGCGGCGTCGACAACCCGTTCGAACACCAGGGCGGCCTGCGCCTGCTGCGCGGCAACCTGGGCAAGTCGCTGATCAAGCTGTCGGCGGTGAAGCCGCAGTACCGCACCATCGAGGCCCCCGCCGTGGTGGTCGATGCGCCGCAGGTGCTGAACAAGCTGCATGCCGGCGGTCTGCTGCCGCAGGATTTCGTGGCGGTGGTGCGTTACCAGGGCCCGCGCGCGAACGGCATGCCGGAACTGCATTCGCTGGCGCCGCTGCTGGGGTTGCTGCAGAACCAGGGCCGACGCGTGGCGCTGGTCACCGACGGGCGCCTGTCCGGCGCTTCCGGCAAGATTCCGGCAGCGATCCACGTGACCCCGGAAGCGGCACGTGGCGGCCCGCTGGCCAAGGTGCGCGAGGGCGACATGATCCGGCTTGATGGCGAGGCCGGCACGCTGGAAGTGCTGGTGGATGCGGCCGAATGGGCAGCACGCTCGCTGGCGCCGAACACCGCGCCGGCGGCGCAGGATCTGGGCCGCAATCTGTTCGCGATCAACCGTCGCGTGGTGGGTCCGGCCGACCAGGGTGCGATTTCGATTTCGTGCGGGCCAGCGGCGGCCGATGGTGGGCCGTGGGATTACGACGCGGAATACGAGCTGGGGCACGATGCAGCGGCAGCGGCAGCGCCGCATGAGGCGAAGGACGCCTGA
- the eda gene encoding bifunctional 4-hydroxy-2-oxoglutarate aldolase/2-dehydro-3-deoxy-phosphogluconate aldolase, with product MGIEQHQVRAAELLHAAGILPVVTIHTLDQARAVSAALLEGGLPAIELTLRTPVAMEALAMLKRELPDVVVGAGTVLTVAQMQQSIDAGADFLVTPGTPPALADALAAAPLPVVPGAATPTELLSLYARGFRVCKLFPATAVGGLAMIKGLAGPVADLKLCPTGGITENTAAEYLEQKNVVCIGGSWMVPGNWIADGEWDKVRASAADAAKIIKRVRGH from the coding sequence ATGGGTATCGAACAACATCAGGTGCGTGCGGCGGAGCTGTTGCATGCGGCCGGCATCCTGCCGGTGGTGACCATTCATACGCTCGACCAGGCGCGGGCGGTCAGTGCGGCGCTGCTGGAAGGCGGCTTGCCGGCCATCGAGCTGACGCTGCGTACGCCGGTGGCGATGGAAGCGCTGGCGATGCTCAAGCGTGAGCTGCCGGATGTGGTGGTGGGTGCCGGCACGGTGCTGACCGTGGCGCAGATGCAACAGTCCATCGATGCAGGTGCGGACTTCCTGGTAACCCCGGGTACGCCGCCGGCGCTGGCCGATGCGCTGGCGGCTGCGCCACTGCCGGTGGTGCCGGGCGCGGCCACGCCGACCGAGCTGCTGTCGCTCTACGCGCGCGGCTTCCGGGTGTGCAAGCTGTTCCCGGCCACGGCCGTAGGCGGGCTGGCGATGATCAAGGGTCTGGCCGGCCCGGTCGCCGACCTCAAGCTGTGCCCGACCGGTGGCATCACCGAGAACACCGCCGCCGAATACCTGGAGCAGAAGAACGTGGTCTGCATTGGTGGTTCGTGGATGGTGCCAGGCAACTGGATCGCCGACGGCGAATGGGACAAGGTGCGCGCCAGCGCCGCCGACGCCGCGAAGATCATCAAGCGCGTACGCGGCCACTGA
- a CDS encoding response regulator — MTIRVYLVDDHALVRTGMKMILSGEADIEVVGEAETGEDALRDVRQLLPDVVLCDLHLPGVSGMEVTERIVRSHRNTRVVIVSVLEDGPLPKRLLEAGAAGYIGKGCDAQELLRAVRDVAAGRRYLGTSIAQNLALSTVEGNGSPFDSLSPRELEVALLLTQGLRQEDIARRLSLSAKTVNTHKARLFEKMGIHDNIALARMASQCGLVDPARPL, encoded by the coding sequence ATGACGATTCGAGTCTACCTGGTGGATGACCATGCGCTGGTCCGCACCGGTATGAAGATGATTCTGTCGGGGGAAGCCGACATCGAGGTGGTGGGCGAAGCCGAGACCGGCGAAGACGCGTTGCGCGATGTCCGCCAGTTGTTGCCGGATGTGGTGCTGTGCGATCTGCACCTGCCGGGTGTAAGCGGCATGGAAGTGACCGAGCGCATCGTCCGCAGCCACCGCAATACCCGCGTGGTGATCGTGTCGGTGCTGGAAGACGGCCCGCTGCCAAAGCGCCTGCTCGAAGCCGGCGCGGCCGGCTACATCGGCAAGGGCTGCGATGCGCAGGAACTGTTGCGCGCGGTGCGCGATGTGGCGGCCGGTCGCCGCTACCTGGGCACCAGCATCGCGCAGAACCTGGCGCTGTCGACCGTGGAAGGCAATGGTTCGCCATTCGACAGCCTGTCGCCGCGTGAACTGGAAGTGGCGCTGCTGCTGACCCAGGGCCTGCGCCAGGAAGACATTGCACGGCGCCTGAGCCTGAGCGCGAAGACGGTGAACACGCACAAGGCGCGGTTGTTCGAGAAGATGGGCATCCACGACAACATCGCGCTGGCACGCATGGCCAGCCAGTGCGGGCTGGTGGATCCGGCACGGCCGCTGTAA
- a CDS encoding phosphatase PAP2 family protein, with amino-acid sequence MSEAPDKPAILAAPESASGFRHWMARNAWRLVLLFGGVLLPLAGFVALADEVHEFESFHFDAPLLWQMHGLHSPLLDRFFVLISKLGYEWFLIPADVLIIGALLGYRRWREATFVAVSFVGSALLNMGSKQFFQRERPSLWESIAPESTFSFPSGHAMGSMTLAVTLVLLAWNTRWRWPVLLLAPSFSLLVSLSRVYLGVHYPSDILAGWCAALVWVVGCYLVMFSRRHPWRRHGSPPAKASEASSQGE; translated from the coding sequence ATGTCCGAAGCGCCGGATAAGCCCGCGATTCTCGCTGCGCCGGAGTCCGCCTCCGGTTTCCGCCACTGGATGGCGCGCAATGCCTGGCGCCTGGTCCTGCTGTTCGGTGGCGTACTGCTGCCGCTGGCCGGCTTCGTCGCGCTGGCCGATGAAGTGCACGAATTTGAATCGTTCCATTTCGATGCGCCCCTGCTGTGGCAGATGCACGGCCTGCATTCGCCGCTGCTGGACCGCTTCTTCGTGCTCATCTCGAAACTGGGCTACGAGTGGTTCCTGATCCCGGCTGACGTGCTGATCATCGGCGCGCTGCTGGGCTACCGGCGTTGGCGTGAAGCCACCTTCGTGGCGGTCAGCTTCGTCGGCTCGGCGTTGCTGAACATGGGCAGCAAGCAGTTCTTCCAGCGCGAGCGGCCCAGCCTGTGGGAGTCGATCGCGCCGGAATCGACGTTCAGCTTCCCCAGCGGCCACGCGATGGGCTCGATGACCCTGGCGGTGACCCTGGTCCTGCTGGCCTGGAACACCCGCTGGCGCTGGCCGGTGCTGCTGTTGGCCCCGTCGTTCAGCCTGCTGGTCAGCCTGTCCCGGGTCTACCTGGGGGTGCATTACCCCTCCGATATCCTGGCCGGATGGTGTGCCGCGCTGGTTTGGGTGGTAGGGTGCTATCTGGTCATGTTCAGTCGCCGGCACCCATGGCGACGTCACGGCTCGCCGCCAGCGAAGGCCAGCGAAGCATCATCACAGGGGGAATGA
- the ispG gene encoding flavodoxin-dependent (E)-4-hydroxy-3-methylbut-2-enyl-diphosphate synthase, with protein sequence MHDAVTRPTPPSDATAWPRRQTHAVQIGGVTVGGGKPVVVQSMTNTDTSDVASSVKQVAELWRAGSEMVRLTVNTVEAAAAIPRIVDKLAMMGIEVPLIGDFHYNGHQLLSAEPACAEALAKYRINPGNVGFGKKKDLQFAQLIEFAIRFNKPVRIGANWGSLDQALAAKLMDENNHREQPWDAGRVLREALIRSALDSAEQAVELGLPRDRIVLSAKVSGVQELIAVYRDLAQRSDFALHLGLTEAGIGSKGIVASAAALSVLLQEGIGDTIRISLTPEPGQSRTQEVIVAQELLQTTGQRAFTPLVTACPGCGRTTSEFFQELAKVVQNHVREKMPLWKIQHPGAENMTLAVMGCVVNGPGESRHANIGISLPGTGEAPSAPVFVDGEKKVTLRGENIAQDFVALIDDYVERTYVRSAG encoded by the coding sequence ATGCACGACGCCGTTACCCGCCCGACGCCCCCCTCCGATGCCACTGCCTGGCCCCGTCGCCAGACCCATGCCGTCCAGATCGGCGGGGTCACCGTCGGTGGAGGCAAGCCGGTGGTGGTGCAGTCGATGACCAACACCGATACCTCCGATGTGGCCTCCAGCGTGAAGCAGGTGGCCGAATTGTGGCGCGCCGGCTCGGAAATGGTGCGCCTGACCGTCAACACCGTTGAGGCCGCCGCTGCGATTCCGCGCATCGTCGACAAGCTGGCGATGATGGGCATCGAGGTGCCGTTGATCGGCGACTTCCACTACAACGGCCACCAGCTGCTGAGCGCCGAGCCGGCCTGTGCCGAAGCGCTGGCCAAGTACCGCATCAACCCGGGCAACGTCGGCTTCGGCAAGAAGAAGGACCTGCAGTTCGCACAGCTGATCGAATTCGCCATCCGCTTCAACAAGCCGGTGCGCATCGGCGCCAACTGGGGCTCGCTGGACCAGGCCCTGGCCGCGAAGCTGATGGACGAGAACAACCACCGCGAACAGCCGTGGGACGCTGGCCGTGTGCTGCGCGAGGCGCTGATCCGCTCCGCGCTGGATTCGGCCGAACAGGCGGTGGAACTGGGCCTGCCGCGCGATCGCATCGTGCTGTCGGCCAAGGTCAGTGGCGTGCAGGAACTGATCGCGGTGTACCGCGACCTGGCCCAGCGCTCGGATTTCGCGTTGCATCTGGGCCTGACCGAAGCCGGCATCGGCAGCAAGGGCATCGTCGCCTCGGCGGCGGCGCTGAGCGTGCTGCTGCAGGAAGGCATCGGCGACACCATCCGCATCTCGCTGACCCCGGAACCGGGCCAGTCGCGCACGCAGGAAGTGATCGTCGCCCAGGAGCTGCTGCAGACCACCGGCCAGCGCGCTTTCACCCCGCTGGTCACCGCCTGCCCGGGCTGTGGGCGCACCACCTCCGAGTTCTTCCAGGAACTGGCCAAGGTGGTGCAGAACCACGTCCGTGAAAAGATGCCCTTGTGGAAGATCCAGCATCCCGGCGCGGAAAACATGACGCTGGCAGTCATGGGCTGCGTGGTCAACGGGCCCGGTGAATCGCGCCATGCCAACATCGGCATCTCGCTGCCGGGTACCGGTGAGGCGCCGTCGGCGCCGGTGTTCGTCGATGGCGAAAAGAAGGTGACCCTGCGTGGCGAGAACATCGCCCAGGACTTCGTCGCCCTGATCGACGACTACGTCGAACGTACCTATGTCCGAAGCGCCGGATAA